The DNA sequence CCCAGCGCGGATGACGGGCCATCACCAGCTCCCGCTCGAGCCGCCGCCGCCGAAGCTGCCGCCGCCCCCGCTGAAGCCGCCGCCGCTGCTGCTGCCTCCGCCGAACCCGCCCCCGCCGAAGCCGCCGCCGATGAACGGCCCGCCCCAGCCGCGCGAGCTACCGGTCCAGCCACGCCGTCGCACGGCGTTGGTCTGCATCCGGCTCTGCACGATCGCGAAGATCAGGAACAGCACGAAGGCCAGCGCGAGCAGCTCGCGGGCGCCGATCTCTCCCGCACGCTTGCCGCGGTCGGCGGCGGGCGGCCGCACGTAGGTGCCGGCGATGGCGCGCTCGATGGCGTCGAGCCCGGCGCCGATGCCGTCGGCGATGCGCCCCTCGCGGAAGCGGGGCGCGACGACGTCGCGCAGGATGGAAGACGAGATGGCATCGGTCAGGTTGCCCTCGAGCCCGTAGCCGACCTCGATGCGCGTCTTCCGGTCGTCGAGGAAGACGAGGAAGATCACTCCGTTGTCGAGGCCCTTCTGCCCGATGCGCCAGGCCTGGGCGAGGCGGATGGAGTAGTCCTCCAGGCTCTCGCCCTGCAGCGAGCGGAAGATCGCCACCACGATCTGGTTGCGGCTGCCCGCCTCGCCCGCGATCAGCTTCTGCTCGAGGCGGTCGCGGTCGGCGGCGGAGAGCACCCCCGCGTAGTCGTTCACCCGCCGATCGGGCGGCGGCGGGATGCGGAGGGCCGCCATCCCCGGACCCGCCAGCAGGACGAGCAGCAGCAAGGCGGGCGCGATGCGACGGAGCACGGCGCCTCCCGGCCGGTCGCCCGTTAGAACTTCACCTTCGGGGGCTCCTGGCTCCCCGGCGTGGCCTCGAAGTAGGCCTTCTCCTTGAACCCGCGCAGCGAGGCCACCAGGCTCCCCGGGAAGAGGCGGATCCGCGTGTTGTAGTCGCGCACCGCCTCGCTGTAGCGCATGCGCTCCACCGCGATGCGGTTCTCGGTGCCCTCGAGCTGGCTCTGCAGGGCCAGGAAGTTCTGGTTGGACTTGAGGTCGGGATACTTCTCGACGGTGACGAGCAGCCGGCTCAGCGCGCCGCCCAGCTCGGCCTGGGCCTGCTGGAACTTCTGGAAGGCGGCCGGGTCGTTGACCAGCTCGGGGGTGGCCTTGATGCCGGCCACGCTGGCGCGTGCCTTGGTCACCTCTTCGAGGACGGTGCGCTCCTGGGCCGCGTAGCCCTTCACGGTCTCCACCAGGTTCGGGATGAGGTCGGCGCGGCGCTGATAGACGTTCTGCACCTGCGCCCACTTCTCGTTGACCAGCTGCTCCTGCCCCACGAGCTGGTTGTTGATGCCGACGGCCCAGCCGATGGCGCCGATGACGATCAGGATGACGACCCCGAGCACGATCAGTCCTGTTTTCATGTCGGCCAGTATACGCCTCTCACAAGTCGTTGCCCGAGTAGGACTGGTTGAACGACTTGTTGCAGAGCGGGAAGTCCGGAACGATGTTGCGCAGGAGCGCGTGGGACAGCGGCCGCCAGTTCAGGAACGACGGGTCCATGATCTTGACCCGGTGCAGGCGGCCGGCCTCGTCCGCCATCACCCAGTGGAGGATGCCGCCGCGCCAGCCTTCCACCAGCGCGAAGGCGGGCTCGAAGGCCGGGAGCGGGCCGAGCGGGGCGACCCGCGGACCGGCGGGGAGCCGGGGCACCGCCTCGCGGATCAGCCGCGCCGACTCACGCGCCTCCTCGAGACGCACCAGCGTGCGGGCCTTGACGTCGCCCGCCTGGTGGACGGGCACGCGGACCTCCAGGTCACGGTAGGCCGCGAACGGATGGTCCCGCCGCGCGTCCGCGTCGATGCCGGAGGCTCGCGCCACGTAGCCCAGCACGCCGTGGTCGCGCGCGATCGATGTGGCCAGCGCCCCCGTGCCCTCCAGCCGGTCCATCACCATCGTGTTGCGCAGGGAGAGCGCGGCGATCTCCTCGAAATCGCGCAGGGCCGAGTCCACCTCCGCGGCCAGGTCGAGATCGGAGGGCAGATCGAATCCGACCCCGCCGGGTCGAATCCCCCCTCGAAGCAGGCGGTTGCCGGTCAGCCGCCGGTTGAGACGGAGCAAGCGCTCGCGGATCCGGAAGCAGTGCGAGTGCGCCACCGCGTAGCCGGTGTCGTTGGCGATCATGCCGAAGTCGGCCACGTGATTGTAGAGCCGCTCCATCTCCAGCAGGATCACCCGCAGCCAGCGCGCGCGCTCTGGCACCGCCGTCCCCGTCCCCGCCTCCAGGGCCTGGCAGAACGCCAGCGCGTGCCCGACGGTGGTGTCGCCCGAGACGCGCTCGGCCAGCTCGAGGCCGTCGGCCGGCGCGCGGCCCTCGAAGAGCTTCTCGGTGCCCTTGTGGGTGAAGTAGAGGCGCGACTTCATGTCGATGATGGTCTCGCCCACCACGCTGAACCGGAAGTGGCCGGGCTCGATCACGCCGGCGTGCACCGGCCCCACCGGGATCTCGTACACGCCTTCGCCGCCCACCTCGGTGAATGGAAAGGCGCGGCCGTCGTCGTGGAACTCGCGGCTCTCCGCGTCCTTCCGGAGCGGAAAGTAGTCGGCCGGCCAGAAGGCGTGGCGCACCAACGGGCGAGGATCCGGATGGCCCGCGGCCGCGATGCCGAACAGGTCGTGGATCTCGCGCTCGAAGAGCGAGGCCGGATGGTGGAAGGTGGCGAGCGACGGCAGGCTCGGGTGCTCCGCGGGCACCCACAGCACCGCGTGGACGAACCAGTTCGCGGCGGAGTGGGCGAAGAGGTACGCCACCTCGAAGCGGCCGGCGACGGCCCGCCGGTCGTGCCCGACCATCAGCCGCAGCTCCGCGCCGTGGTCGTCCCGCAGCGCTTCGGCCAGGCGCCGGACCTGGCCCGGCTCCACGCGGCAATGGAGCTCGCGCGCGCGAACCACACGGGCCTCGGCCAGCCGGCCGCCCAGGCGGCGCTCCAGGCTCGCCGCGACCGCGCCCAGGTCCGTCGTGCTCTCGCCTCGCGCCGCTGCCGTCATCCCGACGTGATCTCCACGATGCGATCGAGCAGCGCCCGCAACGGCGGCGGGATCGCTACTCCCAGCACCAGGAGCACGACCGCGCAGGCTCCCATGGGCAGCAGCGCCCAGCGGGCGCTCTCGCCCATGGTCAGCCCCGCCGGGGGCACGCCGTAGAGCATCCGGTTGAGATGGACGATCAGGGCGATGAAGGCCACCGCCAGCAGGGCCAGGACCGCGGCCATGAGCCAGGCGTGCCCGGCCGCGAAGCCGGCGCGCAGCATGGCCAGCTTGGAGAGAAAGATCCCGAACGGGGGCAGTCCCACCAGCGCCACCATGCCCAGCGCGAACATGCTCCCGGTGACCGGCATGACCCGAAGCAGGCCGGAGACCTGACGCAGCTCGCCGGTGCGGTAGCGCTCCAGGATCCGCCCCGAGAGGAGGAACATCATCGACTTGGCCGCGGTGTGGTTGACGAGGTGGAGCATCGCCGCGAAGATCCCGAGCGGTCCGAGAGCCAGGCCCAGGCACATGAGCCCGG is a window from the Candidatus Methylomirabilota bacterium genome containing:
- a CDS encoding NADH-quinone oxidoreductase subunit C, giving the protein MTAAARGESTTDLGAVAASLERRLGGRLAEARVVRARELHCRVEPGQVRRLAEALRDDHGAELRLMVGHDRRAVAGRFEVAYLFAHSAANWFVHAVLWVPAEHPSLPSLATFHHPASLFEREIHDLFGIAAAGHPDPRPLVRHAFWPADYFPLRKDAESREFHDDGRAFPFTEVGGEGVYEIPVGPVHAGVIEPGHFRFSVVGETIIDMKSRLYFTHKGTEKLFEGRAPADGLELAERVSGDTTVGHALAFCQALEAGTGTAVPERARWLRVILLEMERLYNHVADFGMIANDTGYAVAHSHCFRIRERLLRLNRRLTGNRLLRGGIRPGGVGFDLPSDLDLAAEVDSALRDFEEIAALSLRNTMVMDRLEGTGALATSIARDHGVLGYVARASGIDADARRDHPFAAYRDLEVRVPVHQAGDVKARTLVRLEEARESARLIREAVPRLPAGPRVAPLGPLPAFEPAFALVEGWRGGILHWVMADEAGRLHRVKIMDPSFLNWRPLSHALLRNIVPDFPLCNKSFNQSYSGNDL
- a CDS encoding LemA family protein — encoded protein: MKTGLIVLGVVILIVIGAIGWAVGINNQLVGQEQLVNEKWAQVQNVYQRRADLIPNLVETVKGYAAQERTVLEEVTKARASVAGIKATPELVNDPAAFQKFQQAQAELGGALSRLLVTVEKYPDLKSNQNFLALQSQLEGTENRIAVERMRYSEAVRDYNTRIRLFPGSLVASLRGFKEKAYFEATPGSQEPPKVKF
- a CDS encoding TPM domain-containing protein, with amino-acid sequence MLRRIAPALLLLVLLAGPGMAALRIPPPPDRRVNDYAGVLSAADRDRLEQKLIAGEAGSRNQIVVAIFRSLQGESLEDYSIRLAQAWRIGQKGLDNGVIFLVFLDDRKTRIEVGYGLEGNLTDAISSSILRDVVAPRFREGRIADGIGAGLDAIERAIAGTYVRPPAADRGKRAGEIGARELLALAFVLFLIFAIVQSRMQTNAVRRRGWTGSSRGWGGPFIGGGFGGGGFGGGSSSGGGFSGGGGSFGGGGSSGSW